The Plasmodium vinckei vinckei genome assembly, chromosome: PVVCY_14 genome window below encodes:
- a CDS encoding HORMA domain protein, putative, with translation MISRMSVRTHTNVEALTKQDSVNMMKNIIKLGISLVTYLRNLFEERAYEEVCIQELKLKRLLPINSESHMIINWLEKGVFDAIEKEYLRILILDINDVYDNTLECYKFSFSYNTAMGGEIDITLETSGNNDQNNIGNNATTNANNNNYNDPMKYNELMEEKRKNYNMNRLQNIKDRLLNKNGAKPKKEPSLLLKKNAKEKTYELLRSLVLLTQTLSPLPEKTYLSMKLLYYDEIVPYNYQPPYFRNPGSRDLLKFMSMPKENFVGKIDTGHHFLSVIVNSTCNNSTQENSTYDCDSNSNHMESNIKDMYNEYNQNNAIDNHVNNHTNSLDTYLSNNYSRHINKGYTDDTFHSCHHKYCNSTYSKYYNNHINKYHGNYTNIYKTHGYESEQSRCCSHFHDEDRYEYLKNYLKKYKRKDDKNNYAIIDDDEYNKTLEQNYYDHTYRSYKNWHNKHYPYTSKMEQYFTQNNEYIASRQKHQLNKIKKNKLGARIRKTNINKLLAASILNNTHPDDSIIDRKRKEKTLSLARILKSNNYPEYTSNSESDECCVKLGKIISQNNIIDNDDDNEDDCVQVEKREIGNYKNKKNKYLKKMNNIQAIQSNYPATNTYIDSTPPLKNRKRFQNDYMLDEANSQSSPIKITPDKLLQEKELPCEGNDIQMNIQNNKYIFSEECDQISSSKFKTNTKQKIRNRNIDKEKQRIINQNIATSKKNRLLSRIKVYITRYKILDASKIQRKIPTASDNDINIVINNLVKDNILEKNADDSYNFINKGQSAQKIKSTSTQKNKDLNYQNNDEHLQNGNDAHNISIMLDQQKLNIHSKSNDTNFIDKSSNEQSDTKNLETWGKDIDKTKYPISNVYGNSKNVTNPANYINQSYLPTNNMNKLSMQKGNKNEISKITENNEMGEASEINNDIQKLYDDVYSLCQKTKYVNKEIITKGLGIYPLLSKPLINRLMKEGVLKKKFIKNKGYESNIFVPIESIFQGNKSSNPNENVLTEN, from the coding sequence ATGATTTCACGAATGTCTGTGAGGACACATACCAACGTAGAGGCCTTGACAAAACAGGACTCTGtaaatatgatgaaaaatataattaaattggGAATAAGTTTGGTTACATATTTACGCAATTTATTTGAAGAAAGAGCTTATGAAGAAGTTTGTATACaagaattaaaattaaaaagattATTACCAATTAATTCAGAATCACAcatgataataaattggCTAGAAAAAGGAGTTTTTGACGCAATAGAAAAAGAATATCTTCGTATATTAATTCTTGATATAAACGATGTATATGATAATACCCTTGAATGCTATAAATTTAGTTTTTCTTATAATACAGCAATGGGAGGAGAAATAGACATCACTTTAGAAACTTCAGGAAACAATGACCAAAATAACATTGGAAATAATGCAACTACTAAtgctaataataataattataacgatccaatgaaatataatgaaCTTATGGAagaaaaacgaaaaaattacaatatGAATCgattacaaaatataaaggatagactattaaataaaaatggagcGAAGCCAAAAAAAGAAccatctttattattaaaaaaaaatgcaaaagaaaaaacatatgAATTATTACGATCATTAGTTTTATTAACACAAACATTAAGTCCTTTGCCtgaaaaaacatatttatctaTGAAGctattatattatgatGAAATTGTTCCATATAATTATCAACCTCCTTATTTCAGAAATCCAGGAAGTAgagatttattaaaatttatgagCATGCCTAAAGAAAATTTTGTTGGGAAAATCGATACAGGGCATCACTTTTTGTCTGTTATTGTTAATTCAACTTGCAATAATTCAACACAAGAAAATAGTACATATGATTGTGATAGCAATTCTAATCACATGGaatcaaatataaaagatatgTACAACGaatataatcaaaataatgcTATTGATAATCATGTCAATAATCACACAAATAGTTTAGatacatatttatctaACAATTATAGTaggcatataaataaaggaTACACTGATGATACATTTCATAGTTGTCATCATAAATACTGTAATAGTACTTatagtaaatattataacaatcatataaataaatatcatgGAAATTatactaatatatataaaactcATGGGTATGAATCTGAACAGAGTAGATGTTGTTCCCATTTTCATGACGAAGACCgatatgaatatttaaaaaactatttgaaaaaatataaacgtaaagatgataaaaataattatgcaATTATTGATGatgatgaatataataaaacactcgaacaaaattattatgatcaTACTTATAGGAGTTATAAAAACTGGCACAATAAACATTATCCTTACACTTCAAAAATGGAACAATATTTTAcccaaaataatgaatatattgcAAGTAGACAAAAACatcaattaaataaaataaaaaaaaacaaacttGGTGCAAGAATcagaaaaacaaatataaataaactaTTAGCAGCatctatattaaataacACTCATCCTGATGATTCAATCATTGACAGGAAAAGAAAGGAAAAAACACTCTCTCTTGCCAGAATattaaaatcaaataaCTATCCAGAGTATACTAGCAATTCTGAAAGTGATGAATGTTGTGTAAAATTaggaaaaattatatctcaaaataatataattgatAATGATGATGATAATGAAGATGATTGTGTACAAGTTGAAAAACGAGAAATcggaaattataaaaacaaaaaaaataaatatttaaaaaaaatgaataatattcAAGCAATTCAATCCAATTATCCTGCTACCAACACATATATAGATTCCACTCCCCCTTTGAAAAATCGTAAAAGATTTCAAAATGATTATATGCTAGATGAAGCAAATTCACAATCGTCTCCAATAAAAATTACCCCAGACAAATTATTGCAAGAAAAGGAACTACCATGCGAAGGAAATGATATACAAATGAATATCcaaaataacaaatatattttctctGAGGAATGTGATCAAATTTCATcatcaaaatttaaaacaaatacaaaacaaaaaattcgCAATAGAAACATAGACAAAGAAAAACAACGAATTATAAATCAGAATATTGCAACAAGCAAAAAGAACAGATTATTATCTAGAATCAAAGTTTATATTACTcgatataaaatattagatGCATCAAAGATTCAAAGAAAAATACCTACAGCATCCGATAATGATATTAATATTGTAATAAACAATCTTGTTAAAGATAATATACTTGAAAAGAATGCAGATGAttcttataattttattaataaaggTCAAAGTGCACAAAAGATTAAAAGCACAAgcacacaaaaaaataaggatttaaattatcaaaataatgatgaacACTTGCAAAATGGCAATGACGCTCATAACATTTCGATAATGTTAGACCAGCAAAAGCTCAATATACATTCCAAAAGCAATgatacaaattttattgatAAATCTTCAAATGAACAAAGTGATACAAAGAATTTAGAAACATGGGGTAAGGATATAGACAAAACTAAATATCCCATTTCTAATGTTTATggaaatagtaaaaatgtAACTAATCCGGCTAATTACATCAACCAATCCTATTTACCCactaataatatgaacaaattaTCAATGCAAAAAggcaataaaaatgaaatctCTAAAATTacagaaaataatgaaatggGAGAGGCTTCCGAAATTAACAATGATATCCAAAAATTGTACGATGACGTTTATAGTTTGTGtcaaaaaacaaaatacgtaaataaagaaataatcaCAAAGGGACTTGGAATATATCCTTTACTATCAAAGCCACTAATAAACAGATTAATGAAAGAAGGGgtcttaaaaaaaaaatttataaaaaacaaaggaTATGaaagtaatatatttgttccAATAGAAAGCATTTTTCAGGGAAATAAAAGTTCAAATCCAAATGAGAATGTTTTAACagaaaattga
- a CDS encoding H/ACA ribonucleoprotein complex subunit 1, putative: protein MGQFKHHKKNSFKKNYDNDFKIGKIILGGTYLKSCENDLVIKNSLENLVPYFNGRIFLENKEEIGKVEEILGPINEFYFSVKLKEGILAKSFSNDTKFYIDESQTLPLSRFLPQDKSAEKKNPKKRKANRDKKKNANNNNHPNTNFNKQNKFGSGGKNRNDRNNWNNSGGNKFGGNNFAGGNRNKGNNNFKNRSNSGRKFGNQRGRF from the coding sequence ATGGGTCAGTTTAAGCATCATAAGAAGAACAGCTTTAAAAAGAACTACGACAATGATTTTAAAATagggaaaataatattgggTGGGACATATCTTAAATCTTGTGAAAATGAtttagtaataaaaaattcgtTAGAAAATTTAGTCCCATATTTTAATGGTAGGatatttttagaaaataaagaagaaataGGAAAGGTTGAAGAAATTTTAGGGCCAATTaatgaattttatttttcagttaaattaaaagaaggAATATTAGCAAAATCTTTTTCAAATGACactaaattttatattgatGAATCTCAAACATTACCTTTAAGTAGATTTTTGCCACAAGACAAAAGTgcagaaaagaaaaatccAAAGAAGAGAAAGGCAAATAGggataagaaaaaaaatgccaataacaataatcatcccaatacaaattttaataagcAAAATAAATTCGGATCAGGaggaaaaaatagaaatgaTCGAAATAATTGGAATAATTCAGGAGGTAATAAATTTGGAGGGAATAATTTTGCTGGGGGAAATCGCAATAAAGGCAATAACAATTTCAAGAATAGATCGAATAGTGGCCGTAAATTTGGAAATCAACGGGGTAGATTTTGA
- a CDS encoding ribosomal RNA methyltransferase, putative — protein MILPNLCLKKNFMFQSTYVRLYKEALPKIYNKKSSHSSKWIQRQITDRYVLKAKNENYRSRAAFKLIELDNKYLFLKKNKTILDIGSYPGSWCQVILERTKNYANEIIAIDKKIMDPLPNVHFIKAEIGKDNVDDQLREVLKDKKIDIILSDAAVACIGNKIDDHLNSCELTLSITNFMEQYINIGGVYIVKMYLGSQTNNLKTYLKTIFQHVNTAKPKASRSESREIYLVCRNFTGRKKISEDIQIKGAFSSKEGYY, from the coding sequence ATGATTTTGCCAAACTTGTGCCTGaagaaaaattttatgttcCAAAGTACTTACGTAAGGCTATATAAAGAAGCATTgccaaaaatatataataaaaaaagtagtCATTCAAGTAAATGGATTCAAAGACAAATAACAGACCGATACGTGCTAAaagcaaaaaatgaaaattatcgAAGTAGAGCtgcatttaaattaatagaactagataataaataccttttcttaaaaaaaaataaaaccatTTTAGATATTGGTTCGTATCCTGGGAGTTGGTGTCAAGTTATTTTAGAAAGAACCAAAAATTATGCAAATGAAATTATTGcaattgataaaaaaattatggacCCATTACCAAATGtccattttataaaagcAGAAATTGGAAAAGATAATGTAGATGACCAATTAAGAGAAGtattaaaagataaaaaaattgatatcATATTAAGTGATGCAGCTGTTGCATGTATTGGCAACAAAATTGATGATCACTTAAATTCTTGTGAACTTACATTATCtataacaaattttatggagcaatatataaatatcgGCGGTGTTTATATTgttaaaatgtatttaggtagtcaaacaaataatcttaaaacatatttaaaaacaatatttcAGCATGTCAATACAGCCAAGCCAAAAGCCTCTCGAAGTGAATCACGTGAAATATACTTAGTTTGTAGAAATTTTACaggaagaaaaaaaataagtgaggatatacaaattaaagGTGCCTTTTCCTCCAAAGAAGGATACTACTAA